Proteins from one Deinococcus actinosclerus genomic window:
- a CDS encoding DUF11 domain-containing protein, with product MNRPLLALSALLALSATTQALTPAGTEIINQASADYVEPTTQQPATTMSNVIRTVVQAVCSVSVTPDGTVAQPGQSATLLPLERAVFTYTVVNTGNTTEAFPLSAAQEAGTISPATQVIRDLNGNGQPDANEPVVTSVTLAPEEQAQVLLVVTASAAQGDAFVNLIGSCAGGEARDANNVSVVRVGPPPVLGVQKTFSPALVRPGTETTVTVTTSNAGQGESREVVLTDLLTEQIARGLTFVPGSARTNVGTLEYTQDGVTWSATETAPVRGVRVRVPSLAPGANVQLTFRMLASAAAEGQQVVNTATAQTGQDQVSGSATADVRYQPAVAIGPVGTPEAPEGTPADQQSRPFAVTGQLVCFDHTAKNTGDVQDNYRVTVTYPQGGAAATLYGENGQPLAQPLTLTPGQTALVRVCYDAQPGGLTALITIQGDRGTSNTTRDLIGSVQSGLPELRKSYAATTLNAQGQTVSIPEGGTVSIGDTVTYTLTVRNPYTQPLTNVVVTDPIPAHLNATALGQGGVLGGVSGAQTATWNLGTLAPGETRSLTITTTVSERAVDGEALKNTFNLVSTELPRPLPSNEVQTPVWSAKLLIEKTVSAPEATFGDKLTYTLKITNQSTTTAIVDAVVTDTPARGLEYVPGTSTLNGQPLADPAVQSGSLNWNIGQLGAQQTVTITYQTRVTPEAIGQLVNTVVVSGRGAGGVARAIASNRATATTKLNPLKFAPLADIVGTVFVDRNRNGLLDPLLDLPVTRARVLLAGGREVLTDARGRYSFPNVPLGTQALRLDPNTTPYPPLHVPQDGGLSGTQTVFVRGLTSVDFPLAPLGGAIDALRRTTLIVGDVRLDKAVYVVDGGYVVTLRLTTPRPLADVTLTDPLPQGAALKEGRNTYAGSVDAGELNLTYRFDWTGEPRAATTDPDLSWRY from the coding sequence GTGAACCGTCCCCTTCTTGCCCTGAGCGCCCTGCTCGCCCTGAGTGCCACCACCCAGGCCCTGACCCCGGCCGGCACCGAGATCATCAACCAGGCCAGCGCCGACTACGTCGAGCCGACCACTCAGCAGCCCGCCACCACGATGTCCAACGTGATCCGGACCGTCGTGCAGGCCGTCTGCTCGGTCAGCGTCACCCCGGACGGTACGGTCGCCCAGCCCGGCCAGAGCGCGACCCTGCTGCCCCTGGAACGCGCCGTGTTCACGTACACGGTCGTGAACACCGGCAACACCACCGAGGCGTTCCCGCTGAGCGCCGCGCAGGAAGCCGGCACGATCAGCCCGGCCACGCAGGTCATCCGCGACCTGAACGGCAACGGTCAGCCCGACGCGAACGAACCGGTCGTGACCAGCGTGACCCTCGCGCCCGAGGAACAGGCCCAGGTGCTGCTGGTCGTCACCGCCAGCGCCGCGCAGGGCGACGCCTTCGTGAACCTGATCGGCTCCTGCGCGGGCGGCGAGGCGCGGGACGCGAACAACGTCAGCGTGGTGCGGGTTGGGCCGCCTCCCGTGCTGGGCGTGCAGAAGACCTTCAGCCCCGCCCTGGTGCGCCCGGGGACGGAGACCACCGTCACCGTCACCACCAGCAATGCGGGCCAGGGGGAGAGCCGCGAGGTGGTCCTGACCGACCTGCTGACCGAGCAGATCGCACGCGGGCTGACCTTCGTGCCCGGCAGCGCCCGCACGAACGTGGGTACCCTGGAATACACCCAGGACGGCGTCACCTGGAGCGCCACCGAGACGGCGCCCGTGCGCGGCGTGCGGGTGCGGGTCCCCAGCCTCGCGCCGGGCGCGAACGTGCAGCTGACCTTCCGCATGCTCGCCAGCGCCGCCGCCGAGGGGCAGCAGGTCGTGAACACCGCCACGGCCCAGACCGGGCAGGATCAGGTCAGTGGCAGCGCCACCGCCGACGTCCGCTACCAGCCGGCCGTGGCCATCGGCCCGGTGGGCACCCCCGAGGCGCCCGAGGGCACCCCGGCCGACCAGCAGAGCCGACCCTTCGCGGTCACGGGGCAGCTGGTGTGCTTCGACCACACCGCCAAGAACACCGGTGACGTGCAGGACAACTACCGCGTGACCGTCACCTACCCGCAGGGCGGCGCCGCCGCCACGCTGTACGGCGAGAACGGCCAGCCGCTCGCGCAGCCGCTGACCCTGACCCCCGGGCAGACCGCCCTCGTGCGCGTCTGCTACGACGCGCAGCCCGGCGGCCTGACCGCCCTGATCACCATTCAGGGCGACCGGGGCACCAGCAATACCACCCGCGACCTGATCGGCAGCGTCCAGAGCGGCCTGCCGGAACTCCGGAAGAGTTACGCGGCCACCACCCTGAACGCCCAGGGCCAGACCGTGAGCATCCCGGAGGGCGGCACCGTCTCCATCGGGGACACCGTCACGTACACCCTGACCGTGCGCAACCCCTACACCCAGCCCCTCACGAACGTGGTCGTGACCGACCCGATCCCCGCGCACCTGAACGCCACGGCGCTGGGCCAGGGCGGCGTGCTCGGCGGCGTGAGCGGCGCGCAGACCGCCACCTGGAACCTGGGCACCCTGGCCCCCGGCGAGACCCGCAGCCTCACCATCACGACCACCGTGTCCGAGCGCGCCGTGGACGGTGAAGCCCTGAAGAACACCTTCAACCTGGTCAGCACCGAACTGCCCCGTCCGCTGCCCAGCAACGAGGTGCAGACGCCCGTCTGGAGCGCCAAGCTCCTGATCGAGAAGACCGTCAGCGCCCCCGAGGCGACCTTCGGCGACAAACTGACCTACACCCTGAAGATCACCAACCAGTCCACCACGACCGCCATCGTGGACGCCGTCGTGACCGACACGCCCGCACGCGGCCTGGAATACGTGCCCGGCACGAGCACCCTGAACGGCCAGCCCCTGGCCGACCCCGCTGTCCAGAGCGGCTCACTGAACTGGAATATCGGACAGCTCGGCGCCCAGCAGACCGTCACCATCACCTACCAGACCCGCGTGACCCCCGAGGCCATAGGACAGCTGGTGAACACCGTGGTGGTCAGTGGCCGCGGCGCCGGCGGCGTGGCCCGCGCCATCGCCAGCAACCGCGCCACGGCCACGACCAAACTCAACCCCCTGAAATTCGCGCCGCTGGCCGACATCGTGGGCACCGTGTTCGTGGACCGCAACCGCAACGGCCTGCTCGATCCCCTGCTGGATCTGCCCGTCACGCGCGCCCGCGTCCTGCTGGCCGGTGGACGCGAGGTCCTGACCGACGCGCGCGGCCGGTACTCGTTCCCGAACGTGCCGCTGGGCACCCAGGCGCTGCGGCTGGATCCCAACACCACCCCCTACCCCCCGCTGCACGTCCCGCAGGACGGCGGCCTGAGCGGCACCCAGACCGTCTTCGTGCGCGGCCTGACCAGCGTGGATTTCCCGCTGGCCCCCCTGGGCGGCGCGATCGACGCGCTGCGCCGCACCACCCTGATCGTCGGGGACGTGCGGCTGGACAAGGCCGTGTACGTGGTGGACGGCGGGTACGTCGTCACGCTGCGCCTCACCACGCCCCGGCCCCTGGCGGACGTCACGCTGACAGATCCCTTACCGCAGGGCGCCGCCTTGAAAGAAGGCAGAAATACCTACGCCGGTAGCGTGGACGCAGGTGAACTGAACCTCACCTACCGCTTCGACTGGACAGGCGAGCCGCGCGCCGCCACCACAGATCCAGATCTGAGCTGGAGGTACTGA
- a CDS encoding isoprenyl transferase, with the protein MKSPAAAQLIVRTVQTLRNTARGALVWGYEQRLAREVCAHQRLPRHLGLILDGNRRFARASGLQRELGHSIGADKAHEVLQWCLELGIPAATIWVLSTDNRSRDPQELAHILSLLEKEARALATDPRIHANRVRVRAIGQHDEFPPQVLAALNDLEAKTAHYDGMRLNIAVGYGGREEIVDAVKRHLHAQAQAGRTLADAAATLAPDDISAHLYAADIPDPDFIIRTSGEIRLSGFMLWQSVYSEYYFCDVYWPGFRRVDFLRALRDFQGRDRRFGR; encoded by the coding sequence GTGAAGTCTCCTGCCGCCGCCCAGCTCATCGTCCGGACTGTTCAGACCCTCAGGAACACCGCGCGGGGCGCTCTGGTCTGGGGGTACGAGCAGCGGCTGGCCCGCGAGGTGTGCGCCCACCAGCGCCTGCCCCGCCACCTGGGCCTGATCCTGGACGGGAACCGCCGCTTCGCGCGGGCCAGCGGGCTGCAGCGCGAACTGGGACACTCGATCGGCGCCGACAAGGCCCACGAGGTGCTGCAGTGGTGCCTGGAACTGGGCATTCCCGCCGCGACCATCTGGGTACTGTCCACCGACAACAGGAGCCGCGACCCGCAGGAACTCGCGCACATCCTGTCGCTGCTGGAGAAAGAAGCCCGCGCGCTCGCCACCGATCCCCGCATTCACGCCAACCGCGTGCGCGTGCGCGCCATCGGGCAGCACGACGAGTTCCCGCCGCAGGTGCTCGCCGCCCTGAACGACCTGGAAGCGAAGACCGCGCACTACGACGGGATGCGCCTGAACATCGCCGTCGGCTACGGCGGCCGCGAGGAGATCGTGGACGCCGTCAAGCGCCACCTGCACGCGCAGGCGCAGGCCGGGCGCACCCTGGCAGACGCTGCCGCCACGCTGGCTCCGGACGACATCAGCGCGCACCTGTACGCCGCCGACATCCCCGACCCCGACTTCATCATCCGGACGAGCGGCGAGATCCGCCTGTCCGGCTTCATGCTGTGGCAGAGCGTGTACTCCGAGTATTACTTCTGTGACGTGTACTGGCCGGGGTTCCGGCGCGTGGATTTCCTGCGCGCCCTGCGCGACTTCCAGGGCCGCGACCGCCGCTTCGGTCGCTGA
- the mutY gene encoding A/G-specific adenine glycosylase has product MSDAEQPRLRAALLAWFDRQGRDLPWRQGPEGRRDPYRAWVAEVLLQQTQVARGLEYYHRFLTAFPSVQVLAAAPLDDVLKAWEGCGYYARARNLHRAAQQVTREGLPRTHAEWLALPGVGPYTAAALSSFTQNAPHAVNDGNVRRVLARLHAEPAPTPRWVQQQADALLDPARPGAWNEAVMDLGATVCTPKRPQCGVCPLSDWCGARASGQPGNYPAPKTRPAVQTVQAVAVLIGNAQRAVLERRDGALLGGLLGLPAQPFDPAQPGAPAQALHELCARLNAAPGPLLGEVTHTMTHRQVTWQVYAATGGPPLTDVGSAALSRLDHKALALAGRRAQSLFPV; this is encoded by the coding sequence TTGTCCGACGCTGAACAGCCGCGCCTGCGCGCAGCCCTGCTGGCCTGGTTCGACCGGCAGGGCCGCGACCTGCCCTGGCGCCAGGGCCCCGAGGGTCGCCGCGATCCCTACCGCGCCTGGGTGGCCGAGGTTCTGCTGCAGCAGACGCAGGTGGCGCGGGGGCTGGAGTACTATCACCGATTTCTGACAGCGTTCCCCAGCGTGCAGGTGCTGGCCGCCGCTCCGCTGGACGACGTGCTGAAAGCCTGGGAGGGCTGCGGCTACTACGCCCGCGCCCGCAACCTGCACCGCGCCGCGCAGCAGGTGACCCGCGAGGGCCTGCCCCGCACCCACGCCGAGTGGCTGGCCCTGCCCGGGGTGGGGCCCTACACGGCCGCCGCCCTGAGCAGCTTCACGCAGAACGCCCCGCACGCCGTGAACGACGGCAACGTGCGGCGCGTGCTGGCCCGGCTGCACGCCGAACCTGCCCCCACGCCCCGCTGGGTGCAGCAGCAGGCCGACGCGCTGCTCGACCCGGCCCGGCCCGGCGCGTGGAACGAGGCGGTCATGGATCTGGGCGCCACCGTCTGCACCCCGAAACGGCCGCAGTGCGGCGTCTGCCCGCTGAGTGACTGGTGCGGCGCGCGCGCCAGCGGTCAGCCCGGCAACTACCCGGCGCCCAAGACGCGCCCCGCCGTACAGACCGTGCAGGCGGTGGCGGTCCTGATCGGAAACGCGCAGCGCGCCGTGCTGGAACGCCGGGACGGCGCGCTGCTGGGCGGCCTGCTGGGCCTGCCGGCGCAGCCCTTCGATCCGGCGCAGCCCGGCGCGCCGGCGCAGGCCCTGCATGAACTGTGTGCCCGCCTGAACGCCGCACCCGGCCCCCTGCTGGGAGAGGTCACGCACACCATGACGCACCGTCAGGTCACCTGGCAGGTCTACGCCGCCACCGGCGGGCCGCCGCTCACCGACGTGGGCAGCGCCGCGCTCTCCCGGCTGGACCACAAGGCGCTGGCCCTGGCCGGGCGGCGCGCGCAGTCCCTGTTCCCGGTGTGA